A window from Leptospira meyeri encodes these proteins:
- a CDS encoding CDP-alcohol phosphatidyltransferase family protein, whose translation MKLKLTWIPNTLTLGNLTLGFVSMLLVAETNPSQPNSHELYSLAGVFIILAALFDGFDGMAARALNCTSELGADLDSLADLTTFGIAPGFLSYKMFFYDIKLDIFDKPDYFPLGMFIAALYPICAAYRLARFNVAHDPKSFNGLPSPVAGVVIGIFPLVFSVSQVPVWIAVVFFVFTALLMVSTLRYSKPQVAIRGLFSWKKLGISILGLGLLLLTIGFYQWPYVMYGAVGFYVFSGIVSFLIQTIQDYRV comes from the coding sequence ATGAAACTTAAATTAACTTGGATTCCGAATACACTCACTTTAGGCAACTTAACGTTGGGATTTGTGTCTATGCTTCTTGTCGCAGAAACCAATCCTTCTCAACCAAATTCCCATGAACTTTATTCGCTTGCGGGAGTCTTTATCATCTTAGCTGCGTTATTCGATGGTTTTGATGGAATGGCAGCTCGTGCATTGAATTGTACAAGTGAATTGGGAGCTGACCTAGATAGCCTTGCCGATTTAACAACCTTTGGAATCGCTCCAGGATTTTTATCGTACAAAATGTTCTTTTATGATATTAAATTGGATATCTTTGACAAACCAGATTATTTTCCCTTAGGAATGTTCATTGCGGCACTTTATCCGATATGCGCAGCTTACAGGTTGGCACGTTTTAATGTGGCACATGACCCAAAATCATTTAATGGACTTCCGTCTCCAGTGGCTGGGGTTGTGATTGGAATTTTTCCTTTGGTATTCTCCGTGTCACAAGTTCCTGTATGGATCGCCGTTGTATTTTTTGTATTCACTGCACTTCTTATGGTTTCCACCTTAAGATATAGCAAACCACAAGTGGCAATCCGTGGTCTTTTCTCTTGGAAAAAATTAGGGATTAGTATTTTGGGATTAGGGCTTTTGTTACTCACCATCGGATTTTATCAATGGCCTTATGTAATGTATGGTGCGGTTGGGTTTTATGTATTTTCTGGAATTGTTTCTTTTCTCATCCAAACCATCCAGGACTACCGGGTGTAG
- a CDS encoding STAS domain-containing protein, with translation MVLSDVVLTEVMFQYEINRENDKAIVLLKGSLSLRDTPKLKADIKSLIDTEDVKELVLDFKNLSYLDSSGIGILLHTYSWTKEKKKQVRIIHLSEEVKTIFTVANLLDIFQLKESD, from the coding sequence TTGGTTCTTTCAGATGTTGTCTTAACTGAAGTTATGTTTCAGTATGAAATCAATCGAGAAAACGACAAAGCCATAGTCCTCTTAAAAGGGTCCTTGTCCCTTCGAGACACACCAAAACTAAAAGCTGACATCAAATCCTTGATTGATACAGAAGATGTCAAGGAACTCGTATTGGATTTTAAAAACTTAAGTTATTTAGATTCCTCCGGGATCGGAATTCTCCTCCATACCTACAGTTGGACTAAGGAAAAGAAAAAACAAGTCCGTATCATCCATCTTTCAGAGGAAGTAAAAACGATCTTTACCGTAGCCAACCTTCTTGATATTTTCCAACTCAAAGAATCAGACTAA